GTCGCCCGGCTCGGCGGGCAGTTCACCGTGGTCACCGGCGGCGAGGAGCGCTGGCAGTCGGTGCGCTACGCGCTGAAATCCCTGGGCAAGGTGGACCTGGTGGTGGTGCACGACGCGGTGCGCCCCTTCGTCACGCGGAAGGTCCTCCAGGACGCCCTGGCGGCGGCCCTGGTGACCGGGGCGGCGGTGGCGGCGGTTCAGGCCACCGACACCGTCAAGCTCTCCACCCGCCTAATCACGGTGAAGATGACCGTGGACCGGCGCCGGGTCTGGCTGGTTCAGACGCCCCAGTGCTTCCGCTACGGGCTCCTGCGTCAGGTCTACGATCAGGACGACGAGCGGCTCGCGGGGGCGACCGACGACGCCCAGCTCGTGGAGAGCGTGGGACGGCCGGTGAAGCTCATCCCCGGCCACCGGCAACTCTTTAAAATCACGACCCAGGAGGACCTGTGCTGGGCCGATCTCCTGTTGAAGAACGACCTGGTGGTGGACTGATGGAGGCCCCCCTCGCCCGGTACTGGGAGCCCGACGGTGACGGCGCGGTCCGCTGCACGCTCTGTCCCCACCGCTGCCGCATCGCGCCGGGGAAGAGGGGAATTTGTCGCCTGCGGGAGAACGTCTCCGGGGAGCTCATCGCCGCCGCCTACGGCCGCACCATCGCCATCAACCTGGACCCCATGGAGAAGAAGCCGCTCTACCACTTCTACCCCGGCTGGACCATCCTCTCCGTGGGGCCCAACGGGTGCAACCTTAGCTGCCGGTTCTGCCAGAACTACACCTCGAGTCAAATGGAAGCGCCCACGAGCCACGTCTCGCCGGCGGAGCTGGCGCGGATGGCCGACCGGCCCGGTTGCCGCGGCGTCGCTTTCACCTACACCGAGCCGCTGGTCTGGTTCGAGTACGTCATGGACGCGGCCAGGGCCTGCAAGGCCCGCTGCCTCTCAACCGTCTGCGTCTCCAACGCCTACATCGAGCCCGAGCCCTTCGGCGAGCTCCTCGGGGTGATAGACGCCTTCAACTTCGACCTGAAGTCCACGGAC
The nucleotide sequence above comes from bacterium. Encoded proteins:
- the amrS gene encoding AmmeMemoRadiSam system radical SAM enzyme, translated to MEAPLARYWEPDGDGAVRCTLCPHRCRIAPGKRGICRLRENVSGELIAAAYGRTIAINLDPMEKKPLYHFYPGWTILSVGPNGCNLSCRFCQNYTSSQMEAPTSHVSPAELARMADRPGCRGVAFTYTEPLVWFEYVMDAARACKARCLSTVCVSNAYIEPEPFGELLGVIDAFNFDLKSTDPAFYRELCGGELEPVLAIIERAMESSAHVEITNLVIPDRNDSPERLGELAHWIAERNPRTPLHLSRYHPAWKFNAPPTPESTLQRAWKIAREAGLEYVYLGNVSVEAKYADTCCPKCGAALVRRSGYRVEVAALSAECCSACGADADFVNL
- the ispD gene encoding 2-C-methyl-D-erythritol 4-phosphate cytidylyltransferase is translated as MALTVGLILAAGGLGKRFGGAEPKQFADLGGQTVLHRTAERLLARVEFNRLVVTAPRGFEGRTGFEVARLGGQFTVVTGGEERWQSVRYALKSLGKVDLVVVHDAVRPFVTRKVLQDALAAALVTGAAVAAVQATDTVKLSTRLITVKMTVDRRRVWLVQTPQCFRYGLLRQVYDQDDERLAGATDDAQLVESVGRPVKLIPGHRQLFKITTQEDLCWADLLLKNDLVVD